A DNA window from Nitrospirota bacterium contains the following coding sequences:
- the lptC gene encoding LPS export ABC transporter periplasmic protein LptC, translating into MTKKRFVWALSVFLVAGFFIVSSYYKDQRIKIQPSFHTSTMHDLHLAHRENNEVKWELSAAEAVFPIGGKEVFLKSLGLKIKEPSGIYLESASAIYEIEGRNVTLNKPVELNMKDAKFTTDSLKWNSVDGLITTADDVKLIGKNFTIEGTGLSAKTEQQYIRILKNVKAVFNL; encoded by the coding sequence ATGACTAAAAAGAGATTTGTCTGGGCCCTGTCAGTGTTCCTGGTCGCAGGTTTTTTTATAGTATCAAGCTATTACAAAGATCAACGTATCAAAATACAGCCTTCTTTCCACACCTCCACTATGCATGACCTTCATCTCGCACACAGGGAAAACAATGAAGTTAAGTGGGAGCTTTCTGCCGCGGAAGCGGTCTTCCCGATCGGGGGGAAAGAGGTATTCCTTAAGTCGTTAGGCCTGAAAATTAAGGAGCCCTCCGGCATTTATCTTGAAAGCGCAAGCGCTATTTATGAAATCGAGGGGAGAAATGTTACACTCAATAAGCCGGTGGAGCTGAACATGAAAGACGCGAAATTTACGACCGACTCGCTGAAATGGAACAGCGTGGATGGATTAATAACCACCGCAGATGACGTAAAGCTCATTGGTAAAAACTTTACTATCGAGGGAACAGGCCTCTCGGCAAAAACAGAACAACAGTATATAAGGATTTTAAAAAATGTCAAAGCTGTTTTTAATCTTTAA